The genomic interval ATGCCGACAGCACCAACACCCTCACCGCCCAGATCGCCGCGTCCGGCGGCGTTCAGGCCAGCGTGAACGTCAGCCACGCCTTCACCAGCGGTCAGGCCAGCTTCGGCCTGCGGTACCGTCAGGCTACGTATGCCGGCCTGAACGCCTTCAACGAAGGACTCAACGTCACCGGCAGCGTCCAGGCCAGCCTGGGCGGCTCCTGGACCGCCCAGAGCACCGCCACACTCACCAGCACGCCTGAAGGAAACGGCGCCGACCTCACGGGCCTGCTGCGCTACGCCGCCGCCCCCTGGTCCTTCGGGGTGGGCGCCCGCGCCGGTTACGGCACACACGCAGGCACGGCCGGCATCGTCAGCGCGTCGTACCAGGCCGCGCCATACCGGGTGGACGTCACCCACACGCAGACCCTCACGGGCAGCGGCACGACCACGCATGTCAGCGCCAGCGCCGAGATCGCCCCGAACGTCACTGCGCGCGTCACCGACACCATCGACTGGTCCGCCGGGCAGCGTGCGAGTTTCGGCCTCAACGCGAAACTCGGCGGAGCGAACCTCACCGCGTCGTACGACCTGCCCACCGCAAGCGGCCAGGGCAACCGCGCCCGCTTCGGCGCGGACACTACCCTGAATGTCGCCCGCAACGTCACGCTCGGCCTGAACGGCGCGTACCTGTACGACCTGCGCGCCAGCAGCGGCGAATTCAGCGTCGGCACCAGCCTCCGCTACGCCCGCCCCGGCCTCACCGGTATGGTTGGCGCTGACATCGCCCGCCACGCCGGCACCTTCAAAACCGTGCTGCGCGCCGGCATTACCGGCACGCTCAGCCCCGAACTGACCCTCAGCGCCGACGCCCTGACCGAACTGGGCGCCACCCCCGGCACGCGCGCCAGCGTCTCCGCCGCGTACCGCTCCGGCTCCCTGAACGCCCTTGGGTACCTCCGCTACCAAAGCGGCAGCCTGGGACCCAGCGGCGGCCTGCTCACCGGTGAACTCACCGGCGAGTACCACCAGCCCACCTGGGCTGCACGCGGCGGCGTCGCCCTGCGAGAAACCCTGAACGACCCCGCCAGCTTCACCTGGCAGCCCACCCTGGGCGCCACCGTCTACGTCACCGACCGGATCGGCCTGGGCCTCACCGCCCGCGCCCTGATCCAACCCGCCACAGACACCACCCTGTACGGCGCCGGCGTGGAAGGCTCCGTGCGCCTCCTGCCCGGCACCTGGGCCACCCTGGGCTACAACCCCACCGGCTTCCAGGGCCTCGGCAGCACCTACACCAAGCAGGGCGCGTACCTGCGCCTCGACCTCATCCTTGACGAACACACAGGAGGTGCGCGATGACCGTGCCAATCACCCTGCCTCGCCTGACCCCGACCCTGCTTCACCGCAGATGGCTGGCGCGCCTGCTCGGCCTACTGACGGCCATTTTGGGCCTGCTGGGTTTGAGTGGGCCGGCAGCAGCACTCAACGCCGGTGCGGTGAGCATCACGCTGGTCTCGGATACCCACCTCGTCTCAGACAGCAATAACTCCTGTACCAAAAACACAGACCTTACCTACAGCACCCCCAAGGCGGCCTATCAGGCATTCAAAATCACGAACACCTCAGGTGGAACTTTAATCAACCTCAAGGCCACCTTGGGTATCACAGCCGGCCCGGCAGGGACCGGAACCATCAACACTGCCGAGCCCAGCTTTGGCCTTGCCGGCAACCAAGCCGCCGAGCAGTACATCGGCACCCTGGCAGCAGGGAGTTCGAGAACGCTGTACTGGTTCATCACCTATCCTTGCTATAGCGGATCCGCTGGGATAAGCACGGCCTCCCTCACCGTGACCGTTGCCGACCCGGACCCGATTACCGGGACGCCCACCAGCACCGTTTCAAGCTCAACAACGGTCAGCACCTACAACAGTATCAGTGCCAACGCCGGCGGTCAGCTCAGCAGCAGCCTGTTAGGCGCCGGCGCCATCGTGGGGCAGCTCATCGTCTATGACGCTTCCTATTCCTTCGGTGGCACTTCCCCCTCCGACGAGTTCAGCCTCCAGCCGGCGGGGAATCCAGAATTTAGGGCCGACTGTCTGCAACTGGTAAAGTCTCAGGTCACCGCCTCAGCGGTGAATGCCATTCCGGTCAACAGCACCGACTTGATCTACTTCAAAGCAGGATCGACCAACGCAGATCGACAGAGCGCTCCTCAGGGCGGCAACCTGGTTTCAGTGCGCTACTGGTTCATGTACAAATGTGCCAATACAACCACAATAGCTAATGCCTTCGCTTCCTCAACAAGCGGGAACACCAACGTCAAGTACACTGGCAACTACAAGGCCGCAGGCTTCACCATCAGCTTCCCAGGCGCAACAAACGCCTTCTCCATCGCCAAGACCGTGACACCGACCCAGCTCCCAGCTGGCGGCACCGTGACGTACACCGTGAAGGTTACGAATACCAGTACGCAGTTCGGGGCCTACCTTGACAAGGTAACGGACGTGCTGCCCACCGCGCCCGCCAACGTCACGCTGAATAGCACGACGATCACGGGCACAACCGGCGTGATCACCACCCCGAACAGTCTGCCCAGCCCCGGCTCCACCGGCACCGTCACCTTTCTGGGGACGCCCCTCACATCCTTCTTCATTCCCAGCGGCGGCGTGCTCACCATTACCTACACCGCTACTGTGCCCACCAATCTCGGCCGGTACACCAACACAGCCACCGCCACGACTGGCCTGTCCACAACGCCGGCCAGTAGCGTCACCGTTCAAAATGGCGTGACTGCTTTCGGGGTGACCAAGACCCACGGAACCTTCCGCGTCGGCAACTACGCGGCAGGCGCCACCGGCGGCACGTACACACTTACAGTTACAAACACCGGGAACCTCATCAGCAGCGGCACCCTTACCCTCACTGACACTCTCCCAGCCGGCCTGACATTGGCGACTGCGAGCGGCGCGGGCTGGACGTGCACCGGGACCACCAGCCTCACCTGCACGTACTCAGGGGCGCCGCTCGCCGTGAACGGCAGCACGACTCTGACGCTCAATGTGAATGTCCCGACCGGCATCACCACCAACATTGTGAACACAGCGTCTGTCACAGGCGGCGGTGCGACCGGTACGGCGGTCTCCAATACGGATACCGTGACAAACGCCAACCTGAGCCTCAGCAAGACCGCGAGTGTGAGCTCCGCTCCGCTGAACTCCAACGTCACTTACACCCTGACTCTGACGAACACCGGCCCTGGCGCCGCAGCCGGGGTCACCGTGGAGGACATCCTGCCCGGCAGCGCGCAGTTAGTCAGCGCTGATTCGGCCGTCACGTGCGTGACCTCGAGCAGCCCGGTGGTGTGCACCTGGTCACCCAGCACTATCACGGCGAACACGACCGTCACCGCGACCATCAAAGTCAAGATGACGGCCGACGGCGTCGTGAGCAACAGCGCTCAGGTGAAGACCACGCCGAACACGTTCGACCCGAACTCCATTCCCGGCAACGGCACGACCAACGGGGAAGACGACACCTCCAGCGTGAGTGTGACGGTTGGCGGCGCCGACGTGAGTATCACGAAGACAGCCACGAGTACCGTCCTGCCTGGCGGAACGGTGACGTACACGCTGGTTGTGTCGAACGCTGGCCCCTCCGCCGCCGCGAACGTGGTCATCACGGACGTCCTGCCCAGCAGCGTGACCTACCAGTCGTGGTCGGTGACCCCCAATGGTCAGGCGGGCACCTTCTCCAACAGCAGCGGCACCCTCAGCTGGACTCACGCGTCCCTGATGAGCGGCGCCACCCGGACCTACACCGTGCTTGTGAAAGCACCGGACGCTCCTGCGGTCAAGGCTGGTACCACGAGCGTTCAGAACACGGCAACGGTCAGTACGGACACGTTTGACCCTGCCAGCGGGAATAACAGCAGCAGTGGCACCACGCGCATGGCCTACGTGGAGCTGATCAAGGTGATGCGCAACGTCACGAAGAGCCTCCCCACAGGTGGCGCGTATTCCCGCAGTGACGGCACGGCTGGAAACGCCATGGTACCGACCGCCCCTGGGGATGTTGTGGAGTACTGCATCGACTTCCGGAACTACGGCGCCGTGACCGCCGCGAACTTCACCATCACGGATCTGGTCCCGGCCAACACGGCCACCCTGGCGGGCTCCGGGACGTACACGCTGAACGGCGGGAGCAGTCAGGTCCTTCCGGCCGGGGCAGTGGGCTCCGCGGGCCTGTCCTTTACGCTGCCGGGCACGTTGAGTAATGGTCAGTATGGCCGGGTATGCTTCCGGGTGAAGGTAAACCCGTAACACCGGGTGGCGGAAGGGGGGTGGCGGGTCAGCCACCCCTTTTTCGTTGCGCCGCGTCCTCTACGCAAAGAGACCGAGCAATGCGGCAGAACGCCGGTCCGTGAACCTGGTACCCGTAGAGTGGTGGGCCAGGACGGCATAACGGCCCCCTCTGTCACGCCGGTGCATTTGACGCTGCCCGGAGCCCGAGGATCAGCGGGCAGGGTCGAACGTGACGACTTAGGACTGGGCCAGTCAGCCGCCTCCGCGCCGGCCCCCTTGCCTAGTAGGCCGATTGACCTGCTGGTGGAAATTGACCAATGGGGCTTAGCGGGGTCGCTGCGACAGCTCAAGGCGCAACCCAGAGTACCTGGGCAACCTGATTGCGCAGGGTTACAGCAGGGGTTCAAGGAGCGGGGATACCACTTGTCCCGGCACAGCTGCTGGGGTACGGCGGCCTGAATGGATGAAATCGAAGCACTCCGCCGGATGATGGGGCAGCGCGCCTGGCCGCGTCATAGGGTAAAGGAGCCCACCGGTACGTCAGGTGGGCTCCTTGCCTGGACTGTTCGTAACACAAGGTTTCACCTGGGGATCTAGCACAGTCCAGTTGACCCGGACGCAAGTGGTTCAGCCGGGTGTGGGTTCACACGGCGGCCGTGGTGTAGCACCACGGGGCCGCGCTCAGGCAGCCTCACTGCAGGTCGATATCTATGACCGGCATGACCTCTTCCTCAGGGAGGGCGTCGGCCTGGCGTTTGACGTCGGGGATGGCGACGGGGGTGGTGCGGTCCAGCGGTTCGTGCGGCTGGCCGGGCTTGACCCAGCGGGTGCCGGGACCTGCGGGCGCACCGGGGCGGCGCGGGGCGGGCGGGGTGGCAGCGTGACGGGCGGCGCGGATGATGCCGTCCACTTCTTCCCGGCTCAGCAGGCCTTTCTGTTCCAGGGTGCTGAGCAGGCCCAGCACCATTTTGCGGGTGAATTCGGCCTCGACGGCCGGGTCCTTGGGCGGGGGGGTGGTCATGGTGTTCAGGGTAGCGCGCGGGGCGCCTGCCCCTCACGGGGTGACAGCGGTGACATTCGGGCGTTCCGCGCTGTCGGCCGGGTGTCACTGTCTTTGGGTGGGGGGGTGTTATTCTTGGACGGTCTGAAAGCGTGGTGTGAATGGTCACCCACACGGCATAACGTTCGCCCTAGTGTGTAGGCGAGACGGGGCTGAGACGTCGAGGAGGATTGGATGTACCGAGGAAGAGAGGGGCAGTGGGCGTTCCTGCTTCACCGCCTGTCGGGGCTGGCGATTCTGGCTTACCTGCTGCTGCACGTGTTCAGCATCGGGTCGTTCATTTTCGGGGAGCGCTTCTACATGACGATTCACGAGCGGTATGACCTGTGGCCGTTCCGTGTGGGGCTGCTGTTCGTGGTGGCGGGCGTGGTGTACCACTCGTTCAATGGTCTGCGCATTATCGTGATGGACTTCACGGGGGCCGGCGTGGCGTACCAGCGTCAGATGTGGTACGTGGTACTGCTGCTCAGCGTGCTGGCGTTCGTGGGGTCGGCGGTGTCGCTGTACCCGCGCCTGGTGGGGGGCTACTGATGATCCGTGCACGGACGTTTACGGACGCGCGGCAGCAGTCGCACAACAACGCCGAACTGAACTGGTGGATCTTCATGCGCGTCAGCGGGCTGATTCTGATGTTCCTGATCCTGGGGCACGTGTACATGACGTTCATCCAGGTGAGCGAATCGGACGCCACCTTCGACGCGGTGGTGAACAAACTCGCGAATCCCGCCTGGAAGTTCTACGACTGGCTGATTCTCTCGCTGTCGCTGCTGCACGGCGCGAACGGCGCGCGGTACTCCATCGAGGATTACGTGCGGTCCCGCCCGAACCGGGCGTGGGTGAAGGGCATCTTCTACACGGTGGTGGCCCTGCTGTTCGCGTTCGGGACCGTGGGCCTGTTCGCGATCTGAGCCGCTGACATTCTTGGTTCTCCCCCGCCGCGCGGCGGGTGGTAAAGGAAGACACTGACTATGCATCATCGTTATGACGTTCTGGTGGTGGGGGCGGGCGGCGCCGGCCTGATGGCCGCGCTGTACGCCGCGAAAGGCAACGTGAGCGTGGCCTGCATCAGCAAGCTGTACCCCACGCGTTCCCACACGGGCGCGGCGCAGGGCGGGATTGGCGCGGCGCTGGGGAACGTGCAGGAAGACCACTGGGAATGGCACATGTTCGACACGGTCAAGGGCGGCGACTACCTGACTGACCAGGACGCCGCGGAGGTGTTCGCCAAGGACATCATCGACGCCGTGTACGAGCTGGAGCACATGGGCCTGCCGTTCTCCCGCACGCCGGAAGGCAAGATCGCGCAGCGCAAGTTCGGCGGCCACACCCGGGATTTCGGGAAGGCGGCCGTGGAGCGCTCCTGTTACGCGAAGGACCGCACCGGGCACATGATTCTGCAGACGCTGTACCAGCAGAACGTGAAAGCCGGCACGACGTTCTTCAACGAGTTCCACGTCACGGACCTGCTGATCGAGGATGGCCGCTGCCGGGGGCTGGTGGCGTACCACCTCGCGACCGGGGAGTTGCACACCTTCCACGCGAAAGCTGTCATTCTCGCGGCCGGCGGGTACGGGCGCATCTTCAAGATCACCAGTAACGCCCTGACGCTCACAGGCGACCTGATGAGCATCTACTACCGCAAGGGCCTGCCGCTGGAGGACATGGAGTTCTACCAGTTCCACCCGACGGGTCTGGCGAAGCTGGGCATCCTGGTCACGGAAGGCATCCGTGGTGAGGGCGGGATTCTGCGCAACGACAGTGGCGAGCGGTTCATGGAGCGTTACGCACCTACCATCAAGGACCTCGCGCCGCGTGACATCGTGTCGCGCTCGATCATCACCGAGATCCGTGAGGGCCGCGGGGTGGGCCGCGACAAGGACGCCGTGAACATCGACCTGACGCACCTGCCGCGCGAGGTGATCGAAGGCAAGCTCGCCGAGATCACGGACCTGGCCCGCACGTACCTGGGCATGGACCCGGTCAAGGACCTCGTGCCGATCCAGCCGACCGCGCACTACGCGATGGGCGGCATTCCCACGAACCTCGACGGCCTGTGCCTCAGCGACGGGTCCGGCGGCACCGTGGAGGGTCTGTACGCGGCCGGTGAGCAGGCCTGCGTGAGCCTGCACGGGGCCAACCGCCTGGGCACGAACAGCCTCGGGGACCTCGTGGTGTTCGGCCGCCGGGCCGGGATTGCTGCAGCGAAGTACGCCCGTCAGGCGGAGTACCCCGAAATGACCGAAGGGGCCGAGCGTGAAAGTCAGGATCTGTTCGAGCGGCTGCGCAGCGGCAGCGGCAAGGAGAATGCCGCGCTGATCCGCAAGGAACTGCAGGAATCCATGATGAACAACGTCGGGATCTTCCGCAACGGCAAGGATATGGCCGCGCAGGTTGAGGTGCTCAAGGAACTGAAAGCCCGCTACCAGAACGTCACGGTGTCCGATCCGAGCCGCCGCTACAACAGTGAACTGATCGAGGCGATGGAACTGGGCTTCATGCTTGACTGCGCCGAGGCCATGACGGCCAGCGCCCTGAACCGCACGGAGTCGCGCGGCGCGCACGACCGCGAGGATTACACCGAGCGGGACGACACCAACTGGCTGAAGCACACCATGGCGTACAAGAACCTCAACAACGACAACGACGTCATCATCGGGTACAAACCCGTGGCCCTCAAGGGGTT from Deinococcus taeanensis carries:
- a CDS encoding DUF11 domain-containing protein, coding for MTVPITLPRLTPTLLHRRWLARLLGLLTAILGLLGLSGPAAALNAGAVSITLVSDTHLVSDSNNSCTKNTDLTYSTPKAAYQAFKITNTSGGTLINLKATLGITAGPAGTGTINTAEPSFGLAGNQAAEQYIGTLAAGSSRTLYWFITYPCYSGSAGISTASLTVTVADPDPITGTPTSTVSSSTTVSTYNSISANAGGQLSSSLLGAGAIVGQLIVYDASYSFGGTSPSDEFSLQPAGNPEFRADCLQLVKSQVTASAVNAIPVNSTDLIYFKAGSTNADRQSAPQGGNLVSVRYWFMYKCANTTTIANAFASSTSGNTNVKYTGNYKAAGFTISFPGATNAFSIAKTVTPTQLPAGGTVTYTVKVTNTSTQFGAYLDKVTDVLPTAPANVTLNSTTITGTTGVITTPNSLPSPGSTGTVTFLGTPLTSFFIPSGGVLTITYTATVPTNLGRYTNTATATTGLSTTPASSVTVQNGVTAFGVTKTHGTFRVGNYAAGATGGTYTLTVTNTGNLISSGTLTLTDTLPAGLTLATASGAGWTCTGTTSLTCTYSGAPLAVNGSTTLTLNVNVPTGITTNIVNTASVTGGGATGTAVSNTDTVTNANLSLSKTASVSSAPLNSNVTYTLTLTNTGPGAAAGVTVEDILPGSAQLVSADSAVTCVTSSSPVVCTWSPSTITANTTVTATIKVKMTADGVVSNSAQVKTTPNTFDPNSIPGNGTTNGEDDTSSVSVTVGGADVSITKTATSTVLPGGTVTYTLVVSNAGPSAAANVVITDVLPSSVTYQSWSVTPNGQAGTFSNSSGTLSWTHASLMSGATRTYTVLVKAPDAPAVKAGTTSVQNTATVSTDTFDPASGNNSSSGTTRMAYVELIKVMRNVTKSLPTGGAYSRSDGTAGNAMVPTAPGDVVEYCIDFRNYGAVTAANFTITDLVPANTATLAGSGTYTLNGGSSQVLPAGAVGSAGLSFTLPGTLSNGQYGRVCFRVKVNP
- the sdhC gene encoding succinate dehydrogenase, cytochrome b556 subunit, giving the protein MYRGREGQWAFLLHRLSGLAILAYLLLHVFSIGSFIFGERFYMTIHERYDLWPFRVGLLFVVAGVVYHSFNGLRIIVMDFTGAGVAYQRQMWYVVLLLSVLAFVGSAVSLYPRLVGGY
- the sdhA gene encoding succinate dehydrogenase flavoprotein subunit; this encodes MHHRYDVLVVGAGGAGLMAALYAAKGNVSVACISKLYPTRSHTGAAQGGIGAALGNVQEDHWEWHMFDTVKGGDYLTDQDAAEVFAKDIIDAVYELEHMGLPFSRTPEGKIAQRKFGGHTRDFGKAAVERSCYAKDRTGHMILQTLYQQNVKAGTTFFNEFHVTDLLIEDGRCRGLVAYHLATGELHTFHAKAVILAAGGYGRIFKITSNALTLTGDLMSIYYRKGLPLEDMEFYQFHPTGLAKLGILVTEGIRGEGGILRNDSGERFMERYAPTIKDLAPRDIVSRSIITEIREGRGVGRDKDAVNIDLTHLPREVIEGKLAEITDLARTYLGMDPVKDLVPIQPTAHYAMGGIPTNLDGLCLSDGSGGTVEGLYAAGEQACVSLHGANRLGTNSLGDLVVFGRRAGIAAAKYARQAEYPEMTEGAERESQDLFERLRSGSGKENAALIRKELQESMMNNVGIFRNGKDMAAQVEVLKELKARYQNVTVSDPSRRYNSELIEAMELGFMLDCAEAMTASALNRTESRGAHDREDYTERDDTNWLKHTMAYKNLNNDNDVIIGYKPVALKGFTRAFEPKPRVY
- a CDS encoding succinate dehydrogenase hydrophobic membrane anchor subunit encodes the protein MIRARTFTDARQQSHNNAELNWWIFMRVSGLILMFLILGHVYMTFIQVSESDATFDAVVNKLANPAWKFYDWLILSLSLLHGANGARYSIEDYVRSRPNRAWVKGIFYTVVALLFAFGTVGLFAI